A section of the Humulus lupulus chromosome 2, drHumLupu1.1, whole genome shotgun sequence genome encodes:
- the LOC133818559 gene encoding uncharacterized protein LOC133818559, with amino-acid sequence MARWDEILSLPVQNPPTLEFSSNDIVWSKVEGWRDNIDRVALIPFARVDDFVRGESSNKDCPTRFHVEARRRRHPTTSYKPKVDGVLEYILYWCSFGPDDHRKGGIVRPSRNTYVPKKKNAGRPNTKRGCTCHFIVKRLIAEPSVALIIYNEDKHVDKKGLPCHGPQDKKAAGTRAVFAPYISEDLRLRVLSLLYVGVSVETIMQRHNESVEKQGGPCNRDDLLTHRYVRRQERSIRRSTYELDIDDSVSIHMWVEGHQGNVFFFEDFSDSDPFTLGIQTEWQLQQMIRFGNRSLLVSDSKFGTNKLKHPVHSLLVFNPDNKAIPVAWIISPRFASCDTDKWLRALYNRVRTKDPTWLLAGFIIDDPLADVHVIRDVFQCSVLISFWRVRHAWHKKIMQKCTENDIRVEMSRRLGQIVDVICQGQGTVGLFEDLMQDFVDEADFMDYFKATWYPRLGKWIIALQTLPVASQETCAAMEFYHNQLKIRLLNEKNSVVYQRTDWLVDKLNTKVHSYFWLDEYSGKDAFARYRKEEWVSGLTYWRKALKISDSDVVMEGGNAKVIDQLDRERVHVVWNPGSQFGICDCRWAEIGNMCEHMLKVIGICLQKKSAMPSISMLQYHKVLMNLLHCPPNDSLIRDHAVSLAVFVQKQIRALVSESSDISKVQPISVDEGQEFVNERSEDMLAYKEKGSLNRHEANDSITGDVGAELNDMCGESIGEDITLGESIGEDITCAEMDIDPSSICISPPGLHSVDEVVSNGILSDNPEKLLFSPETEQLSSQDVAVTNTNSSMDHVFGKGGQESAMDIESISMDIPPSTMEFVEQCTVELQNDVKPNVTSNTKDADTLSLKTCPSIITMPVASQGDEIGPTLDVQKVPII; translated from the exons ATGGCTAGATGGGATGAGATTCTATCACTCCCTGTGCAGAATCCTCCGACCTTGGAGTTTTCTTCTAATGATATTGTGTGGTCAAAGGTGGAGGGGTGGCGTGATAATATAGATAGAGTGGCTCTGATCCCCTTTGCCAGAGTGGATGATTTTGTAAGGGGTGAATCCTCGAACAAAGATTGCCCAACAAGATTTCATGTTGAGGCAAGGCGAAGACGACACCCAACAACGTCTTATAAACCAAAGGTTGATGGAGTTCTTGAATATATTCT ATATTGGTGTTCATTTGGTCCTGACGACCATCGGAAAGGTGGCATTGTAAGACCTAGTCGGAACACTTATGTCCCCAAGAAAAAAAATGCTGGTCGACCAAATACCAAAAGAGGATGCACCTGCCACTTTATCGTGAAACGCTTAATTGCTGAACCTTCAGTAGCACTCATCATATATAATGAGGATAAGCATGTTGATAAGAAAGGGCTACCGTGCCATGGTCCACAGGATAAGAAGGCTGCTGGAACACGTGCTGTTTTTGCCCCTTACATCTCAGAAGATCTTCGACTTCGTGTGTTGTCTCTGCTATATGTGGGGGTCTCTGTGGAGACCATAATGCAGAGACACAATGAATCAGTGGAAAAACAGGGTGGTCCATGTAATCGTGATGACCTTTTAACACATCGGTATGTTCGTAGACAGGAGAGAAGCATCCGGCGTTCTACGTATGAATTGGACATTGATGATTCTGTCAGCATCCATATGTGGGTGGAAGGCCACCAGGGTAATGTTTTCTTTTTTGAGGATTTCTCTGATTCTGACCCATTTACTTTGGGCATCCAAACAGAGTGGCAGTTGCAACAAATGATCCGCTTCGGCAATCGCAGCCTTTTAGTCTCTGATTCAAAGTTTGGAACAAACAAATTGAAG CATCCTGTTCACAGTCTTCTTGTATTCAACCCTGATAACAAGGCCATCCCAGTCGCATGGATAATATCTCCAAGGTTTGCAAGCTGCGACACAGATAAGTGGTTGCGAGCCCTTTATAATAGAGTTCGAACAAAAGATCCTACATGGCTGTTGGCTGGGTTTATCATTGATGATCCTCTGGCCGATGTTCATGTAATAAG GGATGTTTTCCAGTGCTCTGTGCTGATAAGCTTTTGGCGAGTTCGTCATGCATGGCATAAAAAAATAATGCAGAAATGTACAGAAAATGATATTCGGGTTGAGATGTCGAGACGACTTGGCCAGATTGTGGATGTTATCTGCCAAGGACAAGGGACAGTGGGCTTGTTCGAGGATTTGATGCAAGATTTTGTTGATGAAGCAGATTTTATGGATTATTTTAAGGCAACTTGGTATCCTAGATTAG GGAAGTGGATCATTGCACTACAAACTCTTCCTGTTGCTAGCCAAGAGACCTGTGCAGCAATGGAGTTTTACCACAACCAATTGAAAATTAGGTTGTTGAATGAGAAGAATTCTGTTGTCTATCAAAGAACTGATTGGTTGGTTGATAAATTGAATACCAAAGTGCATTCCTATTTTTGGCTTGATGAGTACTCTGGGAAGGATGCTTTTGCCCGATACAGGAAAGAGGAGTGGGTGAGTGGGTTAACATATTGGCGTAAAGCTTTGAAGATTTCAGATTCTGATGTTGTCATGGAAGGTGGAAATGCAAAAGTTATTGATCAGCTTGATCGAGAAAGGGTTCATGTTGTTTGGAATCCTGGTTCACAGTTTGGTATCTGTGACTGCCGCTGGGCTGAAATAGGCAACATGTGTGAGCATATGCTAAAAGTGATTGGCATCTGCCTCCAAAAAAAGTCTGCCATGCCATCCATCAGCATGCTGCAGTATCATAAGGTGTTGATGAATTTGCTACACTGCCCACCCAATGATTCTTTGATTCGGGATCATGCTGTTTCATTAGCAGTCTTTGTTCAGAAGCAGATACGTGCACTTGTTTCTGAAAGCAGCGATATTAGTAAGGTTCAGCCAATTTCTGTTGATGAAGGTCAAGAGTTTGTAAATGAGAGAAGTGAGGACATGTTGGCTTACAAGGAGAAAGGTTCTTTGAACAGACATGAGGCCAATGACAGTATTACAGGAGATGTAGGTGCTGAGTTGAATGATATGTGTGGTGAGAGTATTGGAGAAGATATTACGCTTGGTGAGAGTATTGGAGAAGATATTACATGTGCTGAGATGGATATTGACCCATCATCCATCTGTATTTCTCCACCGGGTTTACACTCTGTTGATGAGGTTGTTTCTAATGGTATCCTTTCTGACAACCCGGAGAAACTTTTGTTTAGCCCAGAAACTGAACAGCTTTCTTCTCAAGATGTTGCTGTCACTAATACTAACAGTTCTATGGATCATGTATTCGGAAAAGGTGGTCAAGAAAGTGCGATGGATATAGAATCAATTTCCATGGATATACCTCCATCAACCATGGAGTTTGTGGAGCAATGCACTGTAGAACTTCAAAATGATGTCAAGCCCAATGTTACTTCTAACACTAAGGATGCTGATACCCTATCTTTAAAAACATGTCCATCAATTATAACTATGCCTGTTGCATCACAAGGGGATGAAATTGGTCCAACTTTAGATGTCCAGAAAGTACCGATCATCTGA